A portion of the Pseudomonas sp. GR 6-02 genome contains these proteins:
- a CDS encoding Gfo/Idh/MocA family protein, which produces MINGSKRIPQPIRWAMVGGGCDSQIGYIHRSAALRDQSFALVAGAFDLDPQRGRDFGVQLGVDPERCYADYRSLIEGEAGRADGIQAISVATPNGTHFEITKAALEAGLHVVCEKPLCFTLEEAQTLREIALSRNRVVGVTYGYAGHQLIEQAREMIAQGELGEVRMVHMQFAHGFHCEAVEAQSEATKWRVDPRLAGPSYVLGDVGTHPLYLSEVMLPELKIKRLLCTRQSFVKSRAPLEDNAYTLMEYEGGAMGSVWSSAVNAGSMHGQKIRVIGSRASLEWWDERPNQLSFEVQGKPAQVLERGMGYLHPHALLDDRIGAGHPEGLFDAWANLYYRFALAMDAANRGDHEQLATLRYPDINAGVEGVRWVERCVHSADLGGVWVDY; this is translated from the coding sequence ATGATCAATGGCAGCAAGCGAATTCCTCAACCAATCCGCTGGGCGATGGTGGGCGGCGGGTGTGACAGTCAGATCGGCTACATCCATCGTTCGGCGGCCCTGCGTGACCAGTCGTTTGCACTGGTGGCCGGTGCCTTCGACCTGGACCCGCAACGCGGTCGCGACTTCGGTGTGCAACTGGGGGTCGACCCCGAGCGTTGCTACGCCGACTATCGCAGCCTGATTGAGGGCGAAGCCGGGCGGGCGGATGGTATCCAGGCCATTTCCGTGGCGACGCCCAATGGCACTCACTTTGAAATCACCAAGGCCGCTCTGGAAGCGGGGCTGCATGTGGTCTGTGAAAAGCCGCTGTGCTTCACCCTCGAGGAGGCGCAAACCCTGCGCGAAATCGCGTTGTCGCGAAACCGGGTGGTGGGGGTGACCTACGGCTATGCCGGGCACCAGTTGATCGAGCAGGCGCGGGAAATGATCGCCCAGGGTGAGTTGGGTGAGGTGCGCATGGTGCACATGCAGTTTGCCCATGGCTTCCACTGTGAGGCGGTCGAGGCGCAGAGCGAGGCGACCAAATGGCGGGTCGATCCGCGCCTCGCTGGCCCCAGTTATGTGCTGGGAGACGTTGGCACTCATCCGCTGTACCTGTCGGAAGTCATGCTGCCCGAGCTCAAGATCAAACGGCTGTTGTGCACACGCCAGAGCTTTGTCAAAAGCCGCGCACCACTCGAGGACAACGCCTACACACTGATGGAATACGAAGGCGGGGCCATGGGCAGTGTGTGGTCGAGCGCGGTGAACGCCGGATCCATGCATGGCCAGAAAATTCGGGTGATCGGCTCCAGGGCCAGCCTTGAATGGTGGGATGAACGGCCGAACCAGCTGTCATTCGAAGTCCAGGGTAAACCTGCCCAGGTGCTGGAGCGCGGGATGGGTTATCTGCATCCCCATGCGTTGCTTGATGACCGGATCGGTGCCGGGCACCCGGAAGGGCTGTTCGATGCCTGGGCCAACCTCTATTACCGTTTCGCCTTGGCCATGGACGCCGCTAACCGTGGTGATCATGAACAACTGGCAACGCTGCGTTATCCAGACATCAATGCCGGTGTCGAAGGCGTGCGCTGGGTCGAGCGCTGCGTCCATTCTGCGGACCTGGGTGGGGTGTGGGTCGATTACTGA
- a CDS encoding TIM barrel protein, whose product MTLHISTAPCCWGVDDVNNPHLPAWQQVLGEAAQAGYRGIELGPYGYLPLDADAVGSVLVKHGLHVVAGTVFDNLVDPANLPSLLHQTRNICALLKQLPAIPLEPGQRFAMPCLVVIDWGHEERDYAAGHSDRAPRLAPDAWRGMMAHIRAIAELAWTEFGVRTVIHPHAGGYIEFADELARLVEDIPYEVAGLCLDTGHLYYAGMDPVQTLRQYADRVDYLHFKDIDQAVFDQVLGEHITFFAACARGVMCPIGQGVIDYGALRELITEIGYQGYITVEQERDPRNAHGSLRDVAASRDYLSRAGF is encoded by the coding sequence ATGACCCTCCACATCTCCACCGCGCCTTGTTGCTGGGGCGTCGACGACGTCAACAATCCTCATCTGCCGGCGTGGCAACAGGTTCTTGGCGAAGCGGCGCAAGCGGGGTATCGCGGCATCGAATTGGGGCCATACGGTTACCTGCCACTGGACGCCGATGCGGTGGGCTCGGTGCTGGTCAAACACGGCCTGCACGTGGTGGCCGGCACGGTGTTCGACAATCTGGTCGATCCCGCCAACCTGCCCAGCCTGCTGCATCAAACCCGTAATATCTGCGCATTGCTCAAGCAGTTGCCGGCAATTCCCCTGGAGCCGGGGCAACGTTTCGCCATGCCGTGTCTGGTGGTCATCGATTGGGGGCATGAGGAGCGTGACTACGCCGCTGGCCACTCTGACCGCGCGCCGCGCCTGGCGCCCGATGCCTGGCGGGGCATGATGGCCCATATCCGCGCCATCGCCGAGTTGGCGTGGACGGAATTCGGTGTGCGCACGGTGATTCATCCGCACGCCGGGGGCTACATCGAGTTCGCCGATGAGCTGGCCCGACTGGTCGAAGACATCCCCTACGAAGTGGCTGGCCTGTGTCTGGACACCGGCCATCTGTACTACGCCGGTATGGACCCGGTGCAGACCCTGCGCCAGTACGCGGACCGCGTGGATTACCTGCATTTCAAAGACATCGATCAGGCCGTGTTCGATCAAGTGCTGGGCGAACACATCACCTTCTTCGCCGCGTGCGCAAGAGGCGTGATGTGCCCGATCGGCCAGGGTGTCATCGACTACGGCGCCTTGCGCGAGCTGATCACCGAGATCGGTTACCAGGGTTACATCACGGTCGAGCAAGAACGTGATCCACGTAACGCCCACGGCAGTCTGCGCGACGTGGCTGCCAGCCGTGACTACCTGTCCCGGGCGGGTTTCTGA
- a CDS encoding LacI family DNA-binding transcriptional regulator gives MSEHSSSEHSSSKADNPLGRRSTMEDVALAAGVSLSTVDRVMNLRANVRADTAQRIAEAAARLGFYGRNVIEQRVLQQRPTVRLGFLLQKRGVAFYQGLAKALAEAATASVRAQVRVMIHYIDDLAPAATAERILKLQGEVDALGVVAADHPAVREAMAQLRAAGIPVVALVSELSASAGAGYVGVDNRAMGRTAGWFIKHLAAQPGPVAVMVGTQRFQCQELCEMSFRSFLSEQPQDWELLATRLTLEDEEFAYAGTLDLLTSQPDLVGLYVAGGGIEGVINALRELKAQHIALPVVVCHDLTPITRAALRDGIVQAVLSHPVEALAQMAVRAMVDAAIDPASDSAAKCMLSLQIDVAESV, from the coding sequence ATGTCAGAGCATTCTTCGTCAGAACATTCCTCGTCAAAAGCCGACAACCCGCTCGGTCGTCGTTCAACCATGGAAGACGTGGCCCTGGCCGCCGGGGTGAGCCTGTCCACCGTGGACCGGGTGATGAATCTGCGGGCCAACGTGCGCGCCGATACCGCGCAACGCATTGCCGAGGCCGCCGCCCGACTGGGCTTCTACGGGCGTAATGTGATCGAACAACGAGTGCTGCAGCAGCGCCCGACCGTGCGCTTGGGGTTTCTGCTGCAAAAGCGTGGCGTGGCGTTTTATCAAGGGCTGGCCAAGGCCCTGGCCGAGGCGGCGACGGCCAGTGTGCGGGCCCAGGTTCGGGTGATGATCCACTACATCGACGACCTGGCCCCGGCCGCCACCGCAGAACGCATCCTCAAGTTGCAGGGCGAAGTCGATGCCCTGGGCGTGGTGGCCGCCGACCATCCGGCTGTGCGCGAGGCCATGGCGCAATTGCGAGCGGCCGGCATTCCTGTGGTCGCCCTGGTGTCCGAGCTGAGCGCCTCGGCCGGCGCCGGTTATGTCGGCGTCGACAACCGTGCCATGGGCCGCACCGCCGGCTGGTTCATCAAGCACCTGGCAGCGCAACCGGGGCCAGTGGCCGTGATGGTCGGCACCCAGCGCTTTCAGTGCCAGGAACTGTGTGAAATGAGTTTTCGCTCCTTCCTGTCGGAACAACCCCAGGACTGGGAATTGCTGGCTACGCGCCTGACTCTGGAGGACGAGGAATTCGCCTATGCCGGCACGCTCGACCTGCTCACCAGCCAACCCGACCTTGTCGGCCTGTATGTGGCAGGTGGCGGTATCGAGGGGGTCATCAACGCCTTGCGCGAACTGAAAGCCCAGCACATCGCGCTACCCGTCGTGGTGTGCCACGACCTGACCCCCATCACCCGGGCAGCCCTGCGTGACGGCATCGTTCAAGCCGTGCTGTCACACCCTGTCGAGGCGCTGGCGCAAATGGCGGTCAGGGCCATGGTGGATGCCGCGATAGATCCAGCGTCGGACAGCGCAGCGAAGTGCATGCTTTCGTTGCAGATTGATGTGGCTGAAAGTGTTTAG
- a CDS encoding RidA family protein codes for MANHDITFLPDPDAESISSDVAGFGGLLVSTQIPTRADGSLELGDITLQSECTLQALKVALENAGSSMDRVLHLTIYLTDMADRAAFNEVYQRFFAKPWPVRAAVGVAALAVEGMRVEVTAMAAKG; via the coding sequence ATGGCAAACCACGACATCACGTTCCTCCCCGATCCCGACGCGGAATCCATCTCCTCCGACGTCGCCGGTTTCGGCGGCCTGCTGGTCTCCACTCAAATTCCTACCCGCGCCGACGGCAGCCTGGAACTGGGCGACATCACCCTGCAAAGCGAGTGCACTCTGCAGGCGCTCAAGGTCGCGCTGGAGAACGCCGGCAGTTCCATGGACCGGGTGCTGCATCTGACCATCTACCTCACCGACATGGCCGACCGCGCCGCGTTCAACGAGGTCTACCAGCGCTTCTTCGCCAAGCCCTGGCCGGTTCGCGCCGCCGTGGGCGTGGCCGCTTTGGCGGTCGAAGGCATGCGTGTGGAAGTCACTGCGATGGCGGCCAAGGGCTAA
- a CDS encoding MFS transporter, with protein MATIDTTATGSMPNRGITKEERKVIFASSLGTVFEWYDFYLYGSLAAIIAKHFFAGVNETTSFIFALLAFAAGFAVRPFGAIVFGRLGDMIGRKHTFLITIVIMGVSTAVVGFLPGYETIGVAAPVILISLRLMQGLALGGEYGGAATYVAEHAPKGKRGYFTSWIQTTATLGLFLSLLVILACRTLLGTEAFEAWGWRIPFLVSILLLIVSVYIRLQLAESPVFKKMKEEGKSSKAPLTESFARWDNLKIVIMALLGGTAGQAVVWYTGQFYALFFLLQTLKIDPQTANFLIAGSLLIGTPFFILFGSLSDRIGRKGIIMAGCILAAVTYFPIFHALTEFGNPDVFAAQAKNPVTVVADPGQCSFQFDPVGKAKFTSSCDLAKTVLAKKAIPYKNEKAAPGAVAQVRIGDKVIPSFEGTGMPAADFKTHNDAFVATLGTALKDAGYPEKADPAKTNYPMVLLLLTILVIYVTMVYGPIAAWLVELFPARIRYTSMSLPYHIGNGWFGGFLPTVAFAMVAATGDIYYGLWYPIVIAVMTAILGTFFLPETKDREIHHT; from the coding sequence ATGGCCACGATTGACACTACAGCCACGGGCAGCATGCCCAACCGAGGGATCACCAAGGAGGAACGCAAGGTCATTTTCGCCTCGTCCCTGGGCACGGTTTTCGAGTGGTACGACTTCTATCTTTACGGCTCCCTCGCGGCGATCATCGCCAAGCACTTCTTCGCGGGCGTCAATGAAACAACCTCCTTCATCTTTGCGCTGCTCGCGTTCGCCGCGGGTTTCGCCGTGCGGCCCTTCGGCGCCATCGTGTTCGGCCGACTGGGCGACATGATCGGGCGCAAGCACACCTTTCTCATCACCATAGTGATCATGGGTGTCTCCACCGCTGTCGTGGGTTTTCTGCCCGGCTACGAGACCATCGGCGTGGCGGCGCCGGTCATCCTGATCAGCCTGCGCCTGATGCAAGGCCTGGCCCTGGGGGGTGAGTACGGCGGCGCGGCGACTTACGTGGCCGAGCATGCGCCCAAAGGCAAGCGCGGCTACTTCACTTCGTGGATCCAGACCACCGCGACCCTCGGCCTGTTTCTGTCGTTGCTGGTGATCCTCGCCTGCCGCACCCTCCTCGGCACCGAAGCCTTCGAGGCCTGGGGCTGGCGGATTCCCTTCCTGGTGTCGATCCTGCTGCTGATCGTCTCGGTCTACATTCGCTTGCAACTCGCCGAGTCGCCGGTGTTCAAGAAGATGAAAGAAGAAGGCAAGTCTTCCAAGGCACCGCTGACCGAATCCTTCGCCCGCTGGGACAACCTCAAGATAGTGATCATGGCCTTGCTCGGCGGCACGGCTGGCCAGGCCGTCGTCTGGTACACCGGGCAGTTCTATGCGCTGTTCTTCCTGCTGCAGACGCTGAAGATTGACCCGCAAACCGCCAACTTTTTGATTGCCGGCTCGCTGCTGATTGGCACGCCGTTCTTCATCCTGTTCGGCAGCCTGTCCGACCGCATCGGCCGCAAGGGCATCATCATGGCCGGGTGCATCCTCGCCGCCGTGACCTACTTCCCGATCTTCCATGCGTTGACCGAGTTCGGTAACCCCGACGTGTTTGCCGCGCAGGCGAAGAATCCGGTCACGGTGGTCGCCGATCCCGGCCAGTGCTCGTTCCAGTTCGACCCGGTGGGCAAGGCCAAATTCACCAGTTCCTGTGACCTCGCCAAGACTGTGCTGGCGAAGAAGGCCATCCCCTACAAAAACGAGAAAGCCGCGCCTGGCGCCGTCGCGCAGGTGCGCATCGGTGACAAGGTCATCCCGAGTTTCGAAGGCACCGGCATGCCGGCCGCTGACTTCAAGACCCACAATGATGCCTTCGTCGCCACCCTCGGCACCGCCCTCAAGGACGCCGGCTACCCCGAGAAGGCCGACCCGGCCAAGACCAACTACCCGATGGTGTTGCTGCTCCTGACCATCCTGGTGATCTACGTGACCATGGTCTACGGCCCGATCGCTGCCTGGCTGGTGGAGCTCTTCCCGGCGCGTATCCGCTACACCTCGATGTCGCTGCCCTACCACATCGGCAATGGCTGGTTCGGCGGCTTCCTGCCCACGGTGGCGTTCGCCATGGTCGCGGCCACGGGTGATATCTACTACGGGCTGTGGTACCCGATCGTGATCGCGGTGATGACGGCCATCCTTGGTACTTTCTTCCTGCCGGAAACCAAGGATCGGGAGATTCATCACACATAA
- a CDS encoding DUF6124 family protein: MFKPTPNPPITDPTSPYESLDSKKLHEAAERALDHYLNPAAQIMATANEPEPMYFANPKYNTESLLANASETLGSATLMLNNFAALLETSHRKTLLGIAQVVMLGELAVNQALDHVEPKE; the protein is encoded by the coding sequence ATGTTCAAACCTACACCCAATCCGCCGATCACAGACCCGACATCCCCCTACGAATCCCTCGATTCAAAAAAACTCCACGAAGCCGCCGAGCGCGCCCTCGACCACTACCTCAACCCCGCCGCCCAAATCATGGCCACGGCCAACGAACCCGAGCCCATGTACTTCGCCAACCCGAAGTACAACACCGAATCCCTGCTGGCCAACGCCAGCGAAACACTCGGCTCGGCCACTCTCATGCTCAACAATTTCGCAGCGTTGCTGGAGACCTCACATCGCAAGACCCTGCTGGGCATTGCGCAAGTGGTCATGCTCGGTGAACTGGCGGTGAACCAGGCGCTGGATCACGTCGAACCGAAGGAATAA
- a CDS encoding glutamine synthetase family protein produces the protein MTEPLLSFEALKRAAAAGEIDTVLVCMVDMQGRLVGKRFQVEFFIDSGHEETHCCNYLLADDIDMEPVPGYAAASWSKGYGDFVLKPDMSTLRRVPWLECTALVLCDVLDHHHRKDLPHSPRAILKKQVERLRERGYTGMFASELEFYLFDESYEAIHERNYHQPKTAGHYIEDYNILQTTREEPVLRAIRKHLQASGIPVENSKGEWGPGQEEINIRYADAMTMADRHVIIKHACKEIAQLQGKAITFMAKWRYDAAGSSSHIHNSLWDKNGKKSLFFDSKAEFGMSKLMRSWVAGQLKYANDITCFLAPYINSYKRFQAGTFAPTRAVWSRDNRTAGFRLCAEGSKSIRIECRIGGADLNPYLAFAALIAAGLAGIDEKLELAAPFEGDAYVDEHLPEVSKTLREACAALKASSMLREAFGDEVIDHYVHTADWEQKEYDRRITDWELQRGFERY, from the coding sequence ATGACCGAGCCCCTTCTCAGTTTCGAAGCACTTAAACGCGCCGCTGCCGCCGGCGAGATCGATACCGTGCTGGTGTGCATGGTCGATATGCAGGGGCGACTGGTCGGCAAGCGCTTCCAGGTCGAGTTTTTCATCGACAGCGGCCACGAAGAAACCCACTGCTGCAATTACCTGCTGGCCGACGACATCGACATGGAGCCGGTGCCGGGATACGCCGCTGCCAGTTGGAGCAAAGGCTATGGCGACTTTGTGCTCAAACCCGACATGTCCACGTTACGACGTGTGCCGTGGCTGGAATGCACGGCGCTGGTGCTCTGCGATGTGCTCGATCATCACCATAGAAAAGACCTGCCCCACAGCCCGCGAGCGATCCTGAAAAAACAGGTCGAGCGCCTGCGCGAGCGCGGCTATACCGGCATGTTCGCCTCTGAGCTGGAGTTCTATCTGTTCGATGAGAGCTATGAGGCGATCCACGAGCGCAACTACCACCAGCCGAAGACCGCCGGCCATTACATCGAGGACTACAACATCCTGCAGACCACCCGCGAGGAACCGGTGTTGCGGGCGATTCGCAAGCACCTGCAGGCATCCGGCATTCCCGTGGAAAACTCCAAGGGCGAATGGGGGCCGGGGCAGGAAGAAATCAACATCCGATATGCCGATGCCATGACCATGGCCGACCGCCACGTCATCATCAAGCACGCCTGCAAAGAGATCGCGCAACTGCAAGGCAAGGCGATCACGTTCATGGCCAAGTGGCGCTATGACGCGGCCGGTTCCAGCAGCCACATCCACAATTCGCTGTGGGACAAGAACGGCAAAAAGTCACTGTTCTTCGACTCCAAGGCCGAGTTCGGCATGTCGAAGTTGATGCGCTCGTGGGTCGCCGGGCAGCTCAAATACGCTAACGACATCACCTGTTTTCTGGCGCCCTACATCAATTCGTACAAGCGCTTTCAGGCCGGCACCTTCGCGCCAACGCGGGCGGTCTGGAGCAGGGACAATCGCACCGCCGGCTTTCGTTTGTGCGCCGAAGGCAGCAAATCCATCCGCATCGAATGCCGCATCGGCGGGGCCGACCTCAACCCCTATCTGGCCTTCGCCGCGTTGATCGCCGCAGGCCTGGCCGGGATCGACGAAAAGCTCGAACTCGCGGCGCCGTTCGAGGGCGATGCCTATGTCGATGAGCATTTGCCTGAAGTGTCGAAAACCCTGCGCGAGGCCTGCGCCGCCCTCAAGGCGTCGAGCATGTTGCGCGAGGCGTTCGGTGATGAAGTGATCGACCACTACGTGCACACCGCCGACTGGGAACAGAAAGAGTACGACCGACGGATAACCGACTGGGAACTGCAGCGCGGCTTCGAGCGCTATTGA
- a CDS encoding aldehyde dehydrogenase family protein, with protein MTETVQLISPVDGRVYAERRRADAVQIEQALTAAETAQAQWKRRPLSERAAFCSAAVDAMLAMKDEIVPELAWQMGRPIRFGAGELRGFEERARHMIAIAPEALAAIEPTPVAGFRRYIKREPLGTVLVVAPWNYPYLTAVNTIIPALMAGNSVILKHATQTLLVGERFAEAFRRAQLPEGLFHNLLLSHVYAAAIITSGRVQQVNFTGSVSGGEAMEHAAVGGFLSVGLELGGKDPAYVRADANLEHAVENLVDGSFFNSGQSCCAVERIYVDEKIYPAFVERFAALTRQYVLGNPLDEATTLGPMVTPGAAEFVRKQIADAQAQGARALIDPKDFAAGPPGSAYLAPQVLVDVTHQMAVMREESFGPVVGIMPVASDDEAIALMNDSEFGLSASIWTQDLAAAERIGNEIATGTVFMNRCDYLDPALAWTGVKNSGRGVTLSRLGYEHLTRAKSFHLRHEI; from the coding sequence ATGACTGAGACCGTTCAACTTATCTCCCCGGTCGATGGCCGGGTCTATGCCGAACGCCGCCGTGCCGATGCGGTACAGATCGAGCAAGCCCTGACGGCGGCCGAAACCGCCCAGGCGCAATGGAAACGCCGACCTCTGAGCGAGCGTGCCGCGTTTTGCAGCGCTGCCGTGGACGCGATGCTGGCGATGAAGGATGAGATCGTGCCGGAATTGGCCTGGCAGATGGGCCGCCCGATACGCTTCGGCGCTGGCGAACTGCGCGGTTTCGAAGAACGTGCCCGGCATATGATCGCCATTGCGCCTGAAGCGTTGGCAGCGATAGAGCCCACGCCTGTCGCGGGTTTTCGGCGCTATATCAAACGCGAGCCGCTGGGTACGGTGCTGGTCGTCGCGCCGTGGAATTATCCGTATTTGACGGCGGTGAATACGATCATCCCGGCGCTGATGGCGGGCAACAGCGTGATCCTCAAACACGCCACGCAAACGCTGCTGGTCGGGGAGCGTTTCGCCGAAGCCTTTCGCCGCGCCCAGCTGCCCGAAGGGCTGTTCCATAACCTGCTGCTCAGTCATGTCTATGCGGCGGCGATCATTACCTCTGGACGGGTGCAGCAGGTGAACTTCACCGGTTCTGTCAGCGGCGGCGAGGCCATGGAGCACGCGGCCGTCGGAGGTTTCCTCAGCGTGGGGCTGGAGCTTGGCGGCAAAGACCCGGCCTACGTCCGGGCAGACGCCAACCTTGAGCATGCGGTAGAAAACCTGGTGGACGGCAGCTTCTTCAACTCCGGGCAGAGCTGCTGCGCCGTCGAACGGATTTATGTCGATGAAAAAATCTACCCGGCCTTTGTCGAACGCTTCGCTGCCCTGACCCGCCAATACGTGCTGGGCAACCCGCTGGACGAAGCCACCACCCTCGGGCCAATGGTCACACCGGGCGCCGCTGAGTTCGTTCGCAAGCAGATCGCCGATGCCCAGGCACAAGGGGCCAGGGCGCTGATCGATCCAAAGGACTTCGCTGCCGGCCCGCCGGGCAGCGCCTACCTCGCGCCGCAGGTGTTGGTGGACGTCACTCATCAAATGGCGGTGATGCGCGAGGAAAGCTTCGGCCCGGTGGTGGGCATCATGCCGGTGGCCAGCGACGACGAAGCCATCGCCTTGATGAACGACAGCGAGTTCGGGCTCAGCGCCTCGATCTGGACGCAAGACCTGGCCGCCGCCGAACGCATCGGCAACGAGATCGCCACCGGTACCGTGTTCATGAATCGCTGCGATTACCTGGACCCGGCCCTGGCCTGGACCGGGGTGAAGAACAGCGGGCGCGGCGTAACGCTGTCACGCCTGGGCTATGAGCACCTGACCCGAGCCAAATCCTTCCACTTGCGCCACGAGATCTGA
- a CDS encoding iron-containing alcohol dehydrogenase, with protein sequence MSLTANWNYPTSIRFGVGRIAELAEVCRSQGIQRPLLVTDSGLARAPITTAALESLRAAGLGVALFCDLKPNPVEANLAGGLDAWRAGNHDGVVAFGGGSGLDMGKLIAFMSGQTRPVWDFEDIGDYWTRADESRIAPVIAVPTTAGTGSEVGRAAVIIDERTHTKRIIFHPKMMPRVVISDPALTVGMPAKVTAGTGMDAFSHCLESYCAPGFHPMAEGIAVEGMRLVANALVRAVHTPSDLDARAQMLAAAAMGATAFQKGLGGMHALSHPVGALYDTHHGMTNATFMPYVLKFNRPAIEERITRLAAYLRLPSPGFDSFMAFVLKLRKDIGVPHTLVELGVDDQQADLIADMAIVDPCAGGNPLPLTRNGAAEIFEAAYHGRL encoded by the coding sequence ATGAGCCTGACCGCGAACTGGAACTACCCCACGAGCATTCGCTTCGGTGTCGGCCGTATCGCCGAACTGGCGGAAGTCTGCCGCAGCCAAGGTATCCAGCGACCGTTGCTGGTCACCGACAGCGGCCTGGCGCGTGCGCCGATCACCACCGCGGCGCTGGAATCCTTGCGCGCCGCCGGCCTCGGTGTCGCGTTGTTCTGCGACCTCAAGCCCAACCCCGTTGAAGCCAACCTGGCCGGTGGGCTCGACGCCTGGCGTGCCGGCAACCATGACGGCGTGGTGGCGTTCGGCGGTGGCAGCGGCCTGGACATGGGCAAGCTCATCGCGTTCATGAGCGGCCAGACCCGACCGGTGTGGGATTTTGAAGACATCGGCGACTACTGGACACGCGCCGACGAAAGCCGCATCGCCCCGGTCATCGCCGTGCCGACCACGGCCGGCACCGGTTCCGAGGTCGGCCGTGCTGCGGTGATTATCGACGAGCGCACGCACACCAAACGCATCATTTTCCATCCGAAGATGATGCCGCGGGTGGTCATCAGCGACCCCGCCCTTACCGTCGGCATGCCGGCCAAGGTCACCGCCGGCACCGGCATGGACGCGTTTTCCCATTGCCTGGAATCGTACTGCGCTCCCGGCTTTCATCCCATGGCCGAAGGCATTGCGGTGGAAGGCATGCGCCTGGTGGCCAATGCCCTGGTGCGGGCAGTGCACACGCCTTCCGACCTCGACGCGCGCGCACAAATGCTCGCGGCGGCGGCGATGGGCGCCACTGCGTTCCAGAAAGGCCTGGGGGGAATGCACGCCCTCTCGCATCCGGTAGGCGCCCTGTACGACACCCATCACGGCATGACCAATGCCACGTTCATGCCCTATGTGCTGAAGTTCAATCGCCCGGCCATCGAGGAACGCATCACCCGTCTGGCGGCGTATCTGCGCCTGCCCTCCCCGGGCTTCGACAGTTTTATGGCCTTCGTCCTCAAACTGCGCAAGGACATCGGCGTGCCGCATACGCTGGTGGAGCTGGGGGTGGATGATCAGCAGGCCGACCTGATCGCCGACATGGCGATTGTCGATCCCTGCGC